A stretch of DNA from Virgibacillus proomii:
TCATTCCCATTAGAAATTATTATCTCTTCGAAGGGGAAAAAAGCAAAGCTAAATGGAATTGAACAAAAGCGATTAAGTGACTATATAGGGGCTTTAAATGTAGTCATGTTTGCCCCAGAGGATTTAACACTTGTTAAGGGACCGCCACAAATTCGCAGACGTTTTATAGATATGGAGCTTGGCCAAATCCAACCCACATATATATATCATTTAGGACAATATCAAAAAATCCTCAAACAACGAAATCATCTATTGAAACAATTGCAAAAGCGTCCACAGCAGGACAAAACGATGCTACACGTTTTAACCGATCAGCTGGTAGAACACGCCGCGACCTTACTTGAAAGGCGGTTTGTTTTTTTGGATTTACTTAGAAAGTGGGCAAGTCCAATTCATTTCGGGATTAGTCGGGAGCTTGAATCGCTGGAAATTACCTATTCTCCTACGATTGAAGTATCAGAAGGCGCAAAGAAGGAGAAAATAAAAGATATATATGTTCATAAATTTCGGGATATTGAGGAAAAAGAGATCGATCGAGGTACAACATTGATTGGTCCGCACAGAGACGATCTGTTGTTTTACGTTAACAACAAGGATGTACAAATCTATGGATCACAGGGTCAGCAACGTACAACAGCATTATCCATAAAGCTTGCAGAAATCGAATTAATTTATAATGAGGTGGGCGAATATCCAGTGTTATTGCTTGATGATGTGTTAAGTGAATTGGATGATTATCGACAGTCCCATTTGTTAAATACAATTCATGGAAAGGTACAGACCTTTGTCTCTACAACAAGTGTAGACGGTATTGAGCATGAAACGCTTGATAAGGCTACGATCTTTCATGTTAAAGATGGCAAGATAGAAACTTAAATTCGGGGGAATAATCATGTTTATTCATATCGGTAATAATAATGTCATCCATTCCTGTGATGTTATAGCTATTATTGATTATCATTTAATTTCATCATCCACGATCATGGAAGAATTGATAACCGAATCAAGCAAGCAACATAAGATCGTTGGTCCATTGGAGGCTGCAAAATCGATTATGATAACAAAAGATTTGATTTATTATAGCTCTTTATCAGTCTCTACCTTAAAAAAACGAGCAAGTATGATTTCAACGATTAGTAAGCTTAATGATTTTTCAGACGATGTAAAAGAATTGGACTCGGAAGAAGTATAGAAATGGAAGTGAAAACATGTCGATGGAAGATAAAGTCATGAAGGAACAAGCCTATGATGCAGATCAAATTCAGGTCCTGGAAGGGTTAGAAGCAGTTCGTAAACGACCGGGAATGTATATTGGATCTACAAGTGAGAAAGGGCTGCACCATCTCGTTTGGGAAATAATAGATAATAGTATTGATGAAGCTTTAGCCGGGTATTGTGATCGCATTGAAGTCATTGTGGAAAAGGATAATAGTATTACCGTTAAAGATAATGGACGAGGAATTCCTGTTGATATTCAGAAAAAAACAGGCAGACCTGCTTTAGAAGTGATCATGACCGTTCTCCATGCTGGGGGTAAGTTTGGCGGTGGAGGTTATAAAGTTTCTGGAGGACTTCATGGCGTAGGTGCTTCGGTAGTTAACGCGCTTTCCAGTAAATTAGAAGTCTATGTTCATAGAGATAATAAAATTCATTATTTAGCCTTTGAAAGAGGTGTTCCACAAGGTGAAATTCAGATTGTTGGAAAAACAGATATAACTGGAACAATCGTTCACTTTGTACCTGATACTACTATCTTTACGGAGACAACAGAATTTAACTTTGATATTTTATCACAGCGGCTAAGAGAACTCGCATTCTTAAATAAAGGAATAACAATTGCGCTGGAAGATAAACGGACAGACAGAGAGCCAGTAAGCTATCACTATGAAGGTGGCATCAGCTCTTATGTTGAATTTATTAATCAGAACAAAGAAGTGCTACATGAACCTTTCTACGCAGAAGGCGAAGCACAGGGTATCACTGTGGAAATAGCAATACAGTATAATGATGGATTTACAAGTAACCTATATTCATTTGCCAATAACATTCATACGTATGAAGGTGGTACACATGAATCGGGTTTTAAAACAGGTTTAACACGTGTAATTAATGACTACGCCAGAAAGAATAATTTGTTTAAAGAAAATGACCCTAATTTATCTGGTGAAGATGTTCGTGAAGGGTTAACAGCGATTGTTTCTGTGAAACATCCGAATCCACAGTTTGAAGGTCAAACAAAAACAAAGCTCGGTAATAGTGAGGTTCGAACAGTTACGGATTCCGTATTTAGTGAATTATTTTCCAAGTTTTTATTTGAGAATCCTGATGTAGCAAAAATCATTGTTGATAAAGGATTAATGGCATCACGAGCTCGTGCAGCAGCGAAGAAGGCACGGGAGTTAACACGTAGAAAAGGTGCTTTAGAGATTTCTAACTTACCTGGTAAACTTGCAGACTGTTCTTCCAAGGATGCATCTATTAGTGAGCTTTATATCGTTGAGGGGGATTCTGCTGGAGGATCAGCAAAACAAGGAAGAGATCGTCATTTTCAAGCTATTTTACCACTACGCGGAAAAATTCTAAACGTGGAAAAGGCACGACTGGATAGAATCTTATCTAACAATGAAGTGCGATCCATTATCACGGCTTTAGGTACTGGTATTAGTGAAGATTTTGATATTTCTAAAGCCCGCTACCATAAAGTTGTATTAATGACAGATGCTGATGTTGATGGTGCCCATATACGTACATTATTGCTCACTTTCTTTTATCGCTACATGCGTCCTTTAATTGAGCATGGGTATATTTACATTGCTCAGCCTCCGCTTTATAAGATTCAGCAGGGAAAGGCAATTCATTATGCCTATAACGAAAAAGAATTGGAACAGATTTTAGCTGAGTTACCAAAGGCTCCCAAACCAGGCTTGCAGCGTTATAAAGGTTTAGGGGAAATGAATGCAGCCCAGCTTTGGGAAACAACCATGAATCCAGAGACGCGTACTCTCTTAAGAGTTGAGTTGACGGATGCTATCGAAGCAGACCATATCTTTGATGTGCTAATGGGGGATAAAGTGGAACCGCGAAGAAACTTTATCCAGGCAAATGCACAATACGTTAAAAATTTAGATATTTAAAGTTAATTGAAAATCACTACGTTTGCTATAGAATATAAGTTTTTGTTTTACGGCTTAAGAAGTGTTTAACGTAGAGGTCGCTCCGTTGTAAAAATTTTTAGGTTTACTAAGCCTCTTACGCTATTGATCTTTCTTAAGTTTCTCGGATAAAACTAGTTCTAGGCGCTTAGCGAGTGAATGGAGGTAGTAGTTCAATGGCGGATCAACAACGTCCAAAAGTTCAAGATATCAATCTTGGACAGGAAATGCGTACATCGTTTCTTGATTATGCAATGAGTGTTATTGTTTCTCGTGCGTTACCAGATGTTCGTGATGGTTTAAAGCCTGTTCATCGTAGAATATTATATGCAATGAATGATTTAGGAATGCATGCAGATAAGGCTTATAAGAAGTCTGCGCGTATTGTTGGTGAAGTAATTGGTAAGTACCACCCACATGGCGATACAGCTGTTTACGAAGCGATGGTACGAATGGCACAGGATTTTAGCTATCGTAATATGCTTGTAGATGGTCATGGTAATTTTGGTTCTGTAGACGGTGATTCAGCAGCAGCTATGCGTTATACAGAAGCAAGAATGTCGAAAATAGCCATGGAATTGTTACGAGATATAAACAAGGACACGATTGATTTTACAGATAACTATGATGGATCGGAAAGGGAACCTGTTGTATTTCCAGCCCGGTTTCCAAACCTTTTAGTCAATGGAGCCTCTGGAATTGCAGTTGGAATGGCAACAAATATTCCTCCTCATAACTTAGGAGAGACAATTGATGCCGTATTGGCATTAAGTAAAGATCCTGATATTACAATAGATGAACTTATGGAAGACTATATTCACGGGCCTGATTTTCCAACAGCCGGACAAATACTTGGTAGAAGTGGTATTCGCAAAGCTTACGAAACGGGAAAAGGTTCGATAACCGTTCGAGCAAAGGTATCGATTGAAGAAATGGCAAACGGCAAGCCCGTGATTATTGCAACCGAATTACCTTATCAGGTAAACAAAGCAAAGCTTATTGAGAAAATTGCCGAACTAGCCCGTGACAAACGGATTGAAGGTATTACGGATTTACGGGATGAATCTGATCGTGAAGGGCTACGTGTTGTAATTGAATTGCGTAGGGACGTCAATGCCAATGTAGTGTTAAATAATTTATATAAGTATACAGCCTTACAAACTACTTTTGGTATTAATATGCTAGCACTGGTTGATGGTCGACCGAAAGTGTTAAACATTAAACAATGTCTCTCTCATTATTTAAATCATCAAATCGTAATCATTAAACGTCGCACTGCTTTTGAATTACGTAAAGCAGAAGCACGTGCACATATCTTGGAAGGTTTGCGAATCGCTTTAGATAATTTAGATGAAGTCATTGAATTAATTCGTAGTTCAAAAACTACGGATATTGCGCGTAATGGCTTGATGGAGCGGTTTAAACTTTCTGAAAAGCAGGCTCAAGCAATTTTGGATATGCGCTTGCAACGATTGACAGGTTTGGAAAGAGAAAAAATTGAAAATGAATATAAAGAATTGAAGGATTTAATCCAAGAGCTAAAAGCAATTCTAGCTGATGAGGAAAAAGTGCTTGAAATCATTCGTGAAGAACTGACAGAAATTAAAGAACGATTTAATGATCCACGCCGTACGGAAATTGTCATTGGCGGCACCGACTTTTTTGAAGACGAAGACCTCATTCCTGAGGAAAGTATCGTAATCACGCTTACCCATAAGGGATATATTAAGCGGCTTCCTTCTTCCACGTATCGCACGCAACGGCGTGGAGGCAGAGGAATTCAAGGGATGGGAACGAATGAAGATGATTTCGTTGAGCATCTTGTATCAACGTCAACCCATGATACGATACTATTCTTTACCAATAGAGGAAAAGTATACAAAACGAAAGGGTATGAGATTCCTGAATTTGGCCGAACAGCCAAAGGAATACCAATCATTAATTTATTACAAGTTGAAAAAGATGAATGGGTCAATGCGGTAATTTCTGTTAACGATTATCGCGAAGATCAATTTTTATTCTTCACGACAAAGTATGGAATTTCAAAACGTACTTCTCTTTCTCAGTTTGCCAATATCCGTAAAGGTGGATTAATTGCGGTTGGTCTTCGTGAAAATGATGAGCTGATATCTGTTCGTCTAACGGATGGAACGAAACACATAATGATTGCCACAAAAAATGGCTATCTCATTCGTTTTCCAGAGGATCAAGTTCGCCCAATGGGAAGAACAGCGGCTGGTGTAAAAGGAATATCTTTAAGAGCAGATGATGAAGTCGTTTCGATGGAAATATTACAACCGGGTGTAAAAATCTTGCATGTAACGAGTAAGGGTTATGGAAAACAAACACCAGAATCCGAATACCGCGTAACAAATCGTGGTGGAAAAGGTATTTTCACTTGTCACCTAACCGAGAAAACCGGACAAGTTGTAGCAGTTAAAGCAGTTTCAGGTGAAGAAGACTTGATGCTAATTACAATTGCGGGTGTACTTATCCGTATTCCAGTTCAAGAAATATCTGAAACGGGTCGTAATACAATGGGGGTTCGCTTAATTCGTTTACATGAAGATGAAGAGGTAGCCACCGTTGCCCGGATTGATCAGGATGAAGAAGAACAAGAAGAGACAGAAGAAACAATGGAAGAAAATGATGAGGAAACAAACGAAGAAAATCAAGAGGGCTAAAGTGAAACGGATATTGCTTGAGTAATTTTTTGTTTTTATAAAGAAGAATTAGAACTAAGTTGTAACTATGAGAATCTAGATGATAAAAAAGATGGCTTTATTTTATAATAATGCCATCTTTTTTTACACAATAGGAAAAAAGTATAAAACTTTAGGCTTTATCGTATAAGAAAATATAATGGTGTTAAGGGGGAGTTTATATGCGAGTACAAACGAAGCAGCTTGTTCCTGGTTGTATATTGCTTCTTGATGTGAAGGGGAAATCGAATCGGCCAATTATTCCAAAAAATACGGTGATTACAGAAGAACATAGGATTATTTTAGGCAAATTTTTAGTTGATACGGTCGAAGTGGCGTCGAAGTTAGCAGATGGCAAATGCTTTGGGCCAGAACAAGACGAAGCAAAAGGAAATAAGACTTCTTTAGAGGCACATTACCGCTATGTTATTAAGCGATATAGAGAACTCTTTGACAAATGGCGAAACGGGGCTAATGTAGACATTATAGTGGTACGTGAACTTTTACTGCCATTATTGGAAAGAATGGATGAGATTGAAAAATCGGTTTATAAACTTCATCATTATGCAAACAAAGAAGATTATTTTTACCATCACCATATAGCGGTTGCTATGCTATCGGCTTACCTAGGCTATAAAATGGATTATGCGAAGGGAGAATGGCTGCAAATCGGCTTAGGCGGATTTTTGAGCGATTCCGGTATGGCCCGTATTGACCAACCGATTATTCAAAAACAATCCAAACTTACGGAAAAAGAAATGGAACAAATAAAAAAACATCCGATGTATTCGTATCGATATGTAGAAAAGTTGCCAGCCTTAAAAGAAGAAGTAAAACAAGCTATCTTACAGCATCATGAACGGATGGACGGGAGTGGCTATCCACTTGGACTCAAAAAAGACAAAATTAATCGCTTTGCCCGAATAATAGCTGTTTCTGATACGTACCATGCGATGACATCTGAGCGATTATATAAAACCAAGCAATCCCCATTTCGTGTTGTTGAAGTGTTGAGAAAAGAACAATTTAGCAAGCTGGATCCTGAAATAGTACAACATTTTATTAAGGGGTTGGCTAGTTTTTCCATTGGTACCAAGGTGAAACTATCTAATCAGCAAATTGGTGAAATAGTCTTTACCGATGAACAAAAACCAACGCGTCCAATGATTCGATTAGATGAAAACAAGCAAATTATCTCCTTAGAAAATCATCCACAGCTGTTTATTGAAGAAATATTGTAATGGAGCACTCTCTATTTACTGTTACCTGTCTGCTGCCATAGCTCATGTGCCAATAAAGAGGGGATTTTATGAGCTGTGATTTGTAAAAAATGTAAAATAAACGGAAAGTCTATATCTGGTTTGTTAACAAATAAATCCCCCCACCACTCCGTTTCATAGCGGCATAGCATACTTAGGTTGTACAGCAGCAGATAATGGATCATTACTTCATGAATTGGTAAAAAGTTTTCCCTATCTAACGGGAAATATAATTCTTTCGTTTGCTGATGCATAAAGAAAGGTCCATTAGCTTCGGTGATTGGATAAGCTACCTCCATACGAATCATCTGTTTATCTATATCTACGTATTTG
This window harbors:
- a CDS encoding HD-GYP domain-containing protein, whose translation is MRVQTKQLVPGCILLLDVKGKSNRPIIPKNTVITEEHRIILGKFLVDTVEVASKLADGKCFGPEQDEAKGNKTSLEAHYRYVIKRYRELFDKWRNGANVDIIVVRELLLPLLERMDEIEKSVYKLHHYANKEDYFYHHHIAVAMLSAYLGYKMDYAKGEWLQIGLGGFLSDSGMARIDQPIIQKQSKLTEKEMEQIKKHPMYSYRYVEKLPALKEEVKQAILQHHERMDGSGYPLGLKKDKINRFARIIAVSDTYHAMTSERLYKTKQSPFRVVEVLRKEQFSKLDPEIVQHFIKGLASFSIGTKVKLSNQQIGEIVFTDEQKPTRPMIRLDENKQIISLENHPQLFIEEIL
- the gyrB gene encoding DNA topoisomerase (ATP-hydrolyzing) subunit B, with product MSMEDKVMKEQAYDADQIQVLEGLEAVRKRPGMYIGSTSEKGLHHLVWEIIDNSIDEALAGYCDRIEVIVEKDNSITVKDNGRGIPVDIQKKTGRPALEVIMTVLHAGGKFGGGGYKVSGGLHGVGASVVNALSSKLEVYVHRDNKIHYLAFERGVPQGEIQIVGKTDITGTIVHFVPDTTIFTETTEFNFDILSQRLRELAFLNKGITIALEDKRTDREPVSYHYEGGISSYVEFINQNKEVLHEPFYAEGEAQGITVEIAIQYNDGFTSNLYSFANNIHTYEGGTHESGFKTGLTRVINDYARKNNLFKENDPNLSGEDVREGLTAIVSVKHPNPQFEGQTKTKLGNSEVRTVTDSVFSELFSKFLFENPDVAKIIVDKGLMASRARAAAKKARELTRRKGALEISNLPGKLADCSSKDASISELYIVEGDSAGGSAKQGRDRHFQAILPLRGKILNVEKARLDRILSNNEVRSIITALGTGISEDFDISKARYHKVVLMTDADVDGAHIRTLLLTFFYRYMRPLIEHGYIYIAQPPLYKIQQGKAIHYAYNEKELEQILAELPKAPKPGLQRYKGLGEMNAAQLWETTMNPETRTLLRVELTDAIEADHIFDVLMGDKVEPRRNFIQANAQYVKNLDI
- the gyrA gene encoding DNA gyrase subunit A encodes the protein MADQQRPKVQDINLGQEMRTSFLDYAMSVIVSRALPDVRDGLKPVHRRILYAMNDLGMHADKAYKKSARIVGEVIGKYHPHGDTAVYEAMVRMAQDFSYRNMLVDGHGNFGSVDGDSAAAMRYTEARMSKIAMELLRDINKDTIDFTDNYDGSEREPVVFPARFPNLLVNGASGIAVGMATNIPPHNLGETIDAVLALSKDPDITIDELMEDYIHGPDFPTAGQILGRSGIRKAYETGKGSITVRAKVSIEEMANGKPVIIATELPYQVNKAKLIEKIAELARDKRIEGITDLRDESDREGLRVVIELRRDVNANVVLNNLYKYTALQTTFGINMLALVDGRPKVLNIKQCLSHYLNHQIVIIKRRTAFELRKAEARAHILEGLRIALDNLDEVIELIRSSKTTDIARNGLMERFKLSEKQAQAILDMRLQRLTGLEREKIENEYKELKDLIQELKAILADEEKVLEIIREELTEIKERFNDPRRTEIVIGGTDFFEDEDLIPEESIVITLTHKGYIKRLPSSTYRTQRRGGRGIQGMGTNEDDFVEHLVSTSTHDTILFFTNRGKVYKTKGYEIPEFGRTAKGIPIINLLQVEKDEWVNAVISVNDYREDQFLFFTTKYGISKRTSLSQFANIRKGGLIAVGLRENDELISVRLTDGTKHIMIATKNGYLIRFPEDQVRPMGRTAAGVKGISLRADDEVVSMEILQPGVKILHVTSKGYGKQTPESEYRVTNRGGKGIFTCHLTEKTGQVVAVKAVSGEEDLMLITIAGVLIRIPVQEISETGRNTMGVRLIRLHEDEEVATVARIDQDEEEQEETEETMEENDEETNEENQEG
- the recF gene encoding DNA replication/repair protein RecF (All proteins in this family for which functions are known are DNA-binding proteins that assist the filamentation of RecA onto DNA for the initiation of recombination or recombinational repair.), with translation MHIEQLQLKNYRNYKELDISFDKTINVIIGENAQGKTNMMEAIYLLAVTKSHRTPREKELIKWDESYAKINGKVSKRNRSFPLEIIISSKGKKAKLNGIEQKRLSDYIGALNVVMFAPEDLTLVKGPPQIRRRFIDMELGQIQPTYIYHLGQYQKILKQRNHLLKQLQKRPQQDKTMLHVLTDQLVEHAATLLERRFVFLDLLRKWASPIHFGISRELESLEITYSPTIEVSEGAKKEKIKDIYVHKFRDIEEKEIDRGTTLIGPHRDDLLFYVNNKDVQIYGSQGQQRTTALSIKLAEIELIYNEVGEYPVLLLDDVLSELDDYRQSHLLNTIHGKVQTFVSTTSVDGIEHETLDKATIFHVKDGKIET
- the remB gene encoding extracellular matrix regulator RemB → MFIHIGNNNVIHSCDVIAIIDYHLISSSTIMEELITESSKQHKIVGPLEAAKSIMITKDLIYYSSLSVSTLKKRASMISTISKLNDFSDDVKELDSEEV